A region of Myxococcus stipitatus DSM 14675 DNA encodes the following proteins:
- the larC gene encoding nickel pincer cofactor biosynthesis protein LarC: protein MRRILYLEPVGGIAGDMFLAAGIDLGLAPEAIEAALRGLKVPGWKLAVSRAVRHAISGTHLDVVLDAREAHPHRAYADIRRLIESATTLPDRAKQRALAVFRAIGEAEAKVHGVSIDDIHFHEVGAVDSIVDICGAAVVLELLGDPEVHAAPPPLGSGTIRVAHGAMPIPVPATLELLRDVPVRFEGVGELTTPTGAALLKVLTKIGHPPDFIVEKVGYGVGTKDFRDRPNVLRASLGRMEASRSDGLWVVEANLDDATPQLLGHLVERMLGVGALDAWVAPVVMKKSRPGHLLSVLTEAGLRDAVVDTLLRESTSLGVRYHRVERQALERDWVEVATPWGKVRVKRGLLNGAVLNAHPEFEDCRRIAEEAKVPVKQVMAAALVALGLPG from the coding sequence ATGCGACGCATTCTCTACCTGGAGCCGGTGGGAGGCATCGCCGGGGACATGTTCCTGGCGGCGGGCATCGACCTGGGGCTCGCGCCGGAGGCAATTGAAGCGGCGCTGCGAGGCTTGAAGGTGCCGGGCTGGAAGCTGGCGGTGAGCCGCGCGGTGCGCCACGCCATCAGCGGCACGCACCTGGACGTGGTGCTGGACGCGCGCGAGGCGCATCCGCACCGGGCCTACGCGGACATCCGCCGCCTCATCGAGTCCGCGACGACGCTGCCGGACCGCGCGAAGCAGCGCGCGCTGGCGGTGTTCCGCGCCATCGGCGAGGCCGAGGCGAAGGTGCACGGCGTGTCCATCGACGACATCCACTTCCACGAAGTGGGCGCGGTGGACTCCATCGTCGACATCTGCGGCGCGGCGGTGGTGCTGGAGTTGTTGGGAGACCCGGAAGTCCACGCGGCGCCGCCGCCCCTGGGCAGTGGGACGATTCGCGTGGCCCATGGCGCCATGCCCATCCCCGTGCCCGCGACGCTGGAGCTCCTGCGCGACGTGCCCGTGCGCTTCGAGGGCGTGGGCGAGTTGACGACGCCCACCGGCGCGGCGCTGCTCAAGGTGCTCACGAAGATTGGCCACCCACCCGACTTCATCGTGGAGAAGGTGGGCTATGGCGTGGGCACGAAGGACTTCCGCGACAGGCCCAACGTGCTGCGTGCGTCGCTGGGGCGCATGGAGGCGTCGCGCTCCGACGGGCTGTGGGTGGTGGAGGCCAACCTGGACGACGCCACGCCGCAGTTGCTGGGGCACCTGGTGGAGCGGATGCTGGGCGTGGGCGCGCTGGACGCGTGGGTGGCGCCGGTGGTGATGAAGAAGAGCCGCCCCGGCCACCTGTTGAGCGTGCTGACGGAAGCCGGGCTGCGCGACGCGGTGGTGGACACGCTGCTGCGCGAGTCCACGTCGCTGGGTGTGCGCTACCACCGCGTGGAGCGTCAGGCGCTGGAGCGCGACTGGGTGGAGGTGGCGACGCCGTGGGGCAAGGTGCGGGTGAAGCGGGGCCTGCTCAACGGAGCGGTCCTCAACGCGCATCCCGAGTTCGAGGACTGCCGGCGTATCGCGGAGGAGGCGAAGGTTCCGGTGAAGCAGGTGATGGCCGCGGCGCTGGTGGCGCTCGGCCTTCCCGGCTGA
- the larB gene encoding nickel pincer cofactor biosynthesis protein LarB, with amino-acid sequence MDEKSLKQLLGSVKSGRVSVDDAVGKLKDLPFAELGYATLDTHRNLRFGFPEVVLGGPKTVEQLLGIVGALVERKQTVLVTRLQEEKAEVLLERFPKAQYHPVARIFHLKQGKVRAGRVAVVTAGTSDIPVAEEAAVTAEAMGAEVRRVYDVGVAGIHRLLRRREEIQECHVAVVVAGMEGALASALGGLVGIPVVAVPTSVGYGANFQGLSALLAMVNSCASNVATMNIDNGFGGGFYAALVSRTKGRR; translated from the coding sequence ATGGACGAGAAGTCGCTGAAGCAGCTCTTGGGGAGCGTGAAGTCGGGCCGTGTCTCGGTGGATGACGCCGTGGGCAAGCTCAAGGACCTGCCCTTCGCGGAGCTGGGCTATGCGACGCTCGATACGCATCGCAACCTGCGCTTCGGGTTCCCGGAGGTGGTGCTGGGCGGGCCCAAGACGGTGGAGCAGTTGCTGGGCATCGTCGGCGCGCTGGTGGAGCGCAAGCAGACGGTGCTGGTGACGCGCCTGCAGGAGGAGAAGGCGGAGGTGCTGCTGGAGCGCTTCCCCAAGGCGCAGTACCACCCGGTCGCGCGCATCTTCCATCTCAAGCAGGGCAAGGTGCGCGCGGGCCGCGTGGCCGTCGTCACGGCGGGCACCAGCGACATCCCGGTGGCGGAGGAGGCCGCGGTGACGGCCGAGGCGATGGGCGCGGAGGTGCGGCGCGTCTACGACGTGGGCGTTGCGGGCATCCACCGGCTCTTGCGGCGCCGGGAGGAGATCCAGGAGTGCCATGTCGCCGTGGTGGTGGCGGGCATGGAGGGCGCGCTGGCGAGCGCGCTGGGCGGACTGGTGGGCATCCCCGTGGTCGCGGTGCCCACGTCGGTGGGCTACGGCGCCAACTTCCAGGGCCTGTCCGCGCTGCTGGCGATGGTGAACTCCTGCGCCTCCAACGTGGCGACCATGAACATCGACAACGGCTTCGGTGGGGGCTTCTACGCGGCCCTCGTCTCGCGCACGAAGGGACGGCGGTGA
- a CDS encoding chemotaxis protein CheC: MSLSLPSDAQLDALREVANIGCGHAANALSRLMGGRQVDLSVPRVLLAGPEDAAGMLGGDAPAVAAWLSITGALRGVMMLGLSQADGQSLETLLLGGETSGQEERDSAVSEAANIVASACLSAIGKLTSWRLMPSVPTLRRGSARVLVEAAVSQVEGDASRVVVLEARFMASSTPSVSGQLLLVLERESSRALLARLGV; encoded by the coding sequence GTGAGCCTGTCTCTTCCCAGCGACGCGCAGCTCGATGCCCTGCGCGAGGTGGCCAACATCGGCTGTGGCCATGCCGCCAACGCGCTCTCCCGCTTGATGGGGGGGCGTCAGGTGGACCTGTCCGTCCCTCGCGTGCTGCTCGCGGGGCCCGAGGACGCTGCGGGGATGCTCGGCGGCGACGCGCCGGCGGTGGCGGCGTGGCTCTCCATCACCGGGGCGCTGCGGGGCGTGATGATGCTCGGGCTGTCCCAGGCGGATGGCCAGTCCCTGGAGACGCTGCTGCTGGGAGGCGAGACGTCCGGGCAGGAGGAGCGCGACAGCGCGGTGTCGGAAGCCGCCAACATCGTCGCGAGCGCCTGTCTGTCCGCCATCGGCAAGCTGACGTCGTGGCGACTGATGCCGTCGGTGCCCACGCTGCGGCGGGGCAGCGCGCGGGTGCTGGTGGAAGCGGCGGTGTCCCAGGTGGAGGGCGACGCGAGCCGCGTGGTGGTGCTGGAGGCGCGCTTCATGGCCTCGTCGACGCCCTCGGTGAGCGGGCAGCTTCTGTTGGTGTTGGAGCGGGAGAGCTCGCGGGCGCTTCTGGCGCGGCTGGGCGTGTAG
- a CDS encoding chemotaxis protein CheA: protein MTMDMSRYLGLFISEATEHLESLGRDLVQLEREGSSSAVDSMFRHAHSVKGMASSMGFESIAIVAHRVEDLVDAVRQDRGRLDRDLVDLLLSASDTLLAQVRAVAEGRQPDDASALLAQLGQRVTVMTGHAPTATRVAKVTVLKPEGSDGGEGSGSAGGGDPSGSTGSGGATGSGGAAGAGGTSGSGGTSGSGGATGAGGTSGSGGATGAGGTSGSGGTSGSGGSTGAGGTAGSGGATGAGGSTGAGGSTGAGGATSSGGSTSTETPGTSGAGDPSGSTSSSPPSGSTPPGSEGNPHGSTGSSASAATPVPPRLTTEDGGVRGVLGIGAPPVSPASGNVSTGTPPGLTEASPNDLGTALKSASGGALPGERAEEPRGTTQRWAVRLRISPTCQVPGVRAFLVHKRLTNLGTLVDLRPALEELKAGRIPDGYIQAELETNVGDAGINASLKNVAEVDVVSVKLAVATPVPAVVPPSAGEGGRATGDSSSRTVRVRTELLDYFLDTVGELMLATARLREVGKVLPETVRPALEEGVYRLHTLVKDLHDKVMTARMTPLSLITDRLPRAARDIARRKEREVDLVITGAEIELDRAILDELADPLLHLLRNCIDHGLESPDERIAAKKGPRGRVLVAVKRARDRVIIELEDDGRGMNPAKLKTAAVSRGLLTPELAARMTDREAFLLACLPGVSTAKDVTDISGRGVGMDAVKRVVESVGGTLEIDSEAGRGTRFTLRLPLTVAVVHLLLVEVGEEVFGLPIAKVVGATEADSEALSRSRETALLPHGNSLLPVHALDTLVGVPVPGLRGVRPFVVMEGDSGRVALGVDRLLGQEEVVLKPLSRPLDLLPGLSGVTILGSGRPVFILDVPRLLSA from the coding sequence ATGACGATGGACATGTCCCGTTACCTGGGCCTCTTCATTTCGGAGGCCACCGAGCACCTGGAGTCGCTCGGACGGGACCTGGTACAGCTGGAGCGGGAAGGCTCCTCGAGTGCGGTCGACTCGATGTTCCGTCACGCCCACTCGGTGAAGGGCATGGCGTCGTCGATGGGCTTCGAGTCCATCGCCATCGTGGCGCACCGGGTGGAGGACCTCGTCGATGCCGTGCGGCAGGACCGCGGTCGGCTGGACCGGGACCTGGTGGACCTGCTGCTGAGTGCCTCGGACACGCTGCTGGCGCAGGTGCGCGCCGTGGCCGAGGGACGCCAGCCGGATGATGCGTCCGCGCTCCTGGCGCAGCTGGGGCAGCGAGTCACCGTGATGACGGGCCACGCGCCCACCGCGACCCGCGTCGCGAAGGTGACGGTGCTCAAGCCGGAGGGCTCCGACGGGGGCGAGGGTTCTGGTTCCGCGGGTGGTGGAGATCCTTCGGGTTCGACGGGCTCGGGCGGTGCGACGGGCTCGGGCGGTGCGGCGGGCGCAGGCGGTACTTCAGGCTCGGGCGGTACTTCAGGCTCGGGCGGTGCGACGGGCGCAGGCGGTACTTCAGGCTCGGGTGGTGCGACGGGCGCAGGCGGTACTTCAGGCTCGGGCGGCACTTCAGGCTCGGGCGGCTCGACGGGCGCAGGCGGTACTGCAGGCTCGGGCGGTGCGACGGGCGCAGGCGGCTCGACGGGCGCAGGTGGCTCGACGGGCGCAGGCGGCGCGACGAGCTCAGGTGGCTCCACGTCCACGGAGACTCCAGGCACATCAGGAGCCGGAGATCCCTCGGGCTCCACGAGCTCATCTCCGCCGAGCGGGAGCACGCCCCCCGGCTCCGAGGGCAACCCCCATGGAAGCACGGGTTCGTCCGCGAGCGCGGCGACGCCCGTGCCCCCCCGGCTGACCACGGAAGACGGCGGCGTGCGAGGCGTGCTGGGCATCGGTGCCCCGCCGGTCTCGCCCGCAAGCGGCAACGTCTCCACGGGCACACCACCCGGACTCACGGAAGCCTCGCCGAATGATCTCGGCACCGCGCTCAAGTCGGCCTCCGGGGGCGCGCTCCCCGGTGAGCGCGCCGAGGAGCCGCGCGGGACCACCCAGCGCTGGGCCGTGCGCCTGCGCATCTCCCCCACGTGCCAGGTGCCCGGCGTGCGCGCCTTCCTGGTGCACAAGCGGCTCACCAACCTGGGCACGTTGGTGGACCTGCGGCCCGCGCTGGAGGAGCTCAAGGCGGGCCGCATCCCGGATGGCTACATCCAGGCGGAGCTGGAGACGAACGTCGGCGACGCGGGCATCAACGCCTCGCTGAAGAACGTGGCGGAGGTGGACGTCGTCTCCGTGAAGCTCGCGGTGGCCACGCCGGTCCCCGCCGTCGTCCCGCCCTCGGCCGGCGAGGGGGGCCGCGCGACGGGCGACTCCTCCTCGCGCACGGTCCGCGTGCGCACGGAGCTGCTGGACTACTTCCTCGACACGGTGGGCGAGCTGATGCTCGCCACGGCGCGCCTGCGTGAAGTGGGCAAGGTGCTGCCGGAGACCGTGCGCCCCGCGCTCGAAGAGGGCGTCTACCGGCTGCACACGCTGGTGAAGGACCTGCACGACAAGGTGATGACCGCGCGCATGACGCCGCTGTCGCTCATCACCGACCGGCTTCCTCGCGCGGCGCGAGACATCGCCCGCCGCAAGGAGCGCGAGGTCGACCTGGTCATCACCGGCGCGGAAATCGAGCTCGACCGCGCCATCCTCGACGAGCTGGCGGACCCGCTGCTGCACCTGCTGCGCAACTGCATCGACCACGGCCTGGAGTCCCCCGACGAGCGCATCGCCGCGAAGAAGGGCCCGCGCGGGCGTGTGCTCGTGGCCGTCAAGCGCGCCCGGGACCGCGTCATCATCGAGCTGGAGGACGACGGCCGGGGCATGAACCCCGCGAAGCTGAAGACCGCGGCCGTGTCGCGGGGCCTGCTGACGCCGGAGCTCGCCGCGCGCATGACGGACCGCGAGGCGTTCTTGCTCGCGTGTCTGCCGGGCGTCTCCACGGCGAAGGACGTGACGGACATCTCCGGCCGGGGCGTGGGCATGGACGCCGTCAAGCGCGTGGTGGAGAGCGTGGGTGGCACGCTCGAAATCGACAGCGAGGCGGGCCGAGGCACCCGCTTCACCCTGCGCCTCCCCCTGACGGTGGCCGTGGTGCACCTGCTGCTGGTGGAGGTGGGCGAGGAGGTCTTCGGCCTGCCCATCGCGAAGGTGGTGGGAGCCACGGAGGCGGACAGCGAGGCGCTCAGCCGCAGCCGCGAGACGGCGCTGTTGCCGCACGGCAACTCGCTGCTCCCCGTGCACGCGCTGGACACGCTCGTGGGCGTGCCGGTGCCAGGGCTGCGGGGCGTGCGTCCCTTCGTGGTGATGGAGGGTGACTCCGGACGGGTGGCGCTGGGCGTGGACCGGCTGCTCGGGCAGGAGGAAGTGGTGCTCAAGCCGCTGTCGCGGCCGCTGGACTTGCTGCCAGGACTCTCTGGCGTGACCATCCTGGGGAGCGGCCGTCCGGTCTTCATCCTGGATGTGCCGAGGTTACTGTCCGCGTGA
- a CDS encoding response regulator, with the protein MAKRVLVVDDAIFMRNMIKDIFASGGFEVVGEAANGLEAVEKYKELKPDLTTMDIVMPFKSGIEATREIIKHDSSAVVIMCSALGQESLVMEAIEAGASDFIVKPFRAEDVLAVVKKVLGEA; encoded by the coding sequence ATGGCTAAGCGGGTCCTGGTCGTCGACGATGCCATCTTCATGCGCAACATGATCAAGGACATCTTCGCGTCTGGAGGGTTCGAGGTCGTCGGTGAAGCGGCCAATGGCCTGGAGGCGGTGGAGAAGTACAAGGAGCTCAAGCCCGACCTCACGACGATGGACATCGTGATGCCCTTCAAGAGCGGCATCGAGGCGACGCGGGAGATCATCAAGCACGACAGCAGCGCGGTGGTCATCATGTGCTCCGCGCTGGGGCAGGAGAGCCTGGTGATGGAGGCCATCGAGGCGGGTGCCTCGGACTTCATCGTCAAGCCGTTCCGCGCCGAGGACGTGTTGGCCGTGGTGAAGAAGGTCCTGGGAGAGGCGTGA
- a CDS encoding chemotaxis protein CheW — translation MRHVIFRVEKERYGLPLSAVREVVVPPERFTRVPRAPAAITGVMNLRGRVVTVVELRQLLGLPDGATPSARVVLLDRGRRDLGLLVTDVDGIEAVERVSTAPGKLTPAIRGVARLGGLGVTVLDPEGLDAAVVALFTHSK, via the coding sequence GTGCGGCACGTCATCTTCCGGGTGGAGAAAGAGCGCTACGGGTTGCCGCTATCCGCGGTGCGGGAGGTCGTCGTGCCTCCAGAGCGGTTCACCCGGGTCCCTCGTGCGCCCGCTGCGATTACCGGGGTGATGAACCTGCGGGGACGTGTGGTGACGGTGGTGGAGTTGCGGCAGTTGTTGGGGTTGCCGGACGGTGCCACACCGTCGGCCCGCGTGGTTCTTCTGGACCGAGGCCGCAGGGATCTGGGACTGTTGGTGACGGACGTGGATGGAATCGAGGCGGTGGAGCGGGTGAGTACGGCGCCGGGGAAGCTGACGCCGGCCATCCGAGGCGTTGCCCGGCTGGGTGGGTTGGGAGTGACGGTGCTGGACCCGGAGGGCCTGGACGCCGCGGTGGTTGCCTTGTTCACCCATTCCAAGTGA
- a CDS encoding MmcQ/YjbR family DNA-binding protein: MTATSNAKLRAAEDRLREVMLSFPDVTEEFPWGHRTGKVRGKMFALLVLDERGLTVTTKLPESHEAALMLPFASPTGYGLGKSGWVSALFAPGQEVPVELMAQWMRESFHAVAPKSVLKAVKDAPARSPQVKKSTPAKKAPAKKAPAKKAPAAKKTPAKKAPAKKVVPGVKRARTPRRARA; encoded by the coding sequence ATGACCGCGACTTCCAATGCCAAGCTGCGCGCCGCCGAGGACCGGCTGCGCGAGGTGATGTTGTCGTTCCCCGACGTCACGGAGGAGTTCCCGTGGGGTCACCGCACCGGCAAGGTGCGGGGGAAGATGTTCGCCCTCCTGGTGCTGGACGAGCGGGGGCTGACTGTCACGACCAAGCTGCCCGAGTCCCACGAGGCGGCGCTGATGCTCCCCTTCGCCTCGCCCACCGGCTACGGCCTGGGCAAGAGCGGCTGGGTGTCCGCGCTCTTCGCCCCGGGTCAGGAAGTGCCCGTGGAGCTCATGGCCCAGTGGATGCGCGAGAGCTTCCACGCCGTGGCGCCCAAGTCCGTGCTCAAGGCGGTCAAGGATGCCCCGGCCCGTTCGCCCCAGGTGAAGAAGTCCACTCCGGCGAAGAAGGCCCCCGCGAAGAAGGCTCCAGCCAAGAAGGCTCCCGCGGCGAAGAAGACCCCCGCGAAGAAGGCCCCGGCGAAGAAAGTGGTGCCTGGGGTGAAGCGGGCCCGCACGCCGCGGCGCGCCAGGGCGTAG
- a CDS encoding methyl-accepting chemotaxis protein: MQRLLRAVDGPRATREVSLHRRILNGYVVLGLLLTVWMFTSDVLFRELSPGPAVWKDVLRVGVAILITGVAAALLPSLLARVTRVKVLSRSAYEISQGDLSKPVAAEGGRMRDEIDELTGAIIRMQENLRELVGKIQETAKSVADTAIDLQRSAENVNGSTEEVGSSMNIIASGAESQSQLVSKASKVITEMASSIQRTTVSAEDAARTTAETSSAAEDGSKAARLAGDKVKKVFNRIESASQQVFAFGEKTQEISKIVDAITQVAQQTNLLALNATIEAARAGEYGRGFAVVADEVRKLAESAGRSAEQISKLARDISGQSTSVVSAMREGIAELAEGREDLTNIVRSMGAITDTIRKGSEKVHLISESAREQHKGSEEMVKAIEEIKLVARNNAASTEAIQSVIQEQTAAVSRMTSLASELTNLSVELQSVVRSFRLGP; this comes from the coding sequence GTGCAGCGGCTGCTGCGCGCGGTGGACGGTCCTCGCGCGACGCGTGAGGTCTCGCTCCACCGGAGGATTCTCAACGGCTACGTGGTGCTGGGGCTCCTGCTCACCGTCTGGATGTTCACCTCGGACGTGCTGTTCCGGGAGCTGAGTCCGGGCCCCGCGGTGTGGAAGGACGTGCTGCGCGTGGGCGTGGCCATCCTCATCACCGGCGTGGCGGCGGCGCTGCTGCCCTCCCTGCTCGCGCGCGTGACGCGCGTGAAGGTGCTCAGCCGCTCCGCCTACGAGATTTCGCAGGGCGACCTGTCCAAGCCCGTGGCCGCCGAGGGCGGCCGGATGCGCGACGAAATCGACGAGCTGACGGGCGCCATCATCCGCATGCAGGAGAACCTGCGCGAGCTGGTGGGCAAGATTCAGGAGACGGCGAAGAGCGTGGCCGACACGGCCATCGACCTGCAGCGCTCGGCGGAGAACGTCAACGGCTCCACGGAGGAAGTGGGCTCGTCGATGAACATCATCGCGAGCGGCGCGGAGTCGCAGTCGCAGCTGGTCTCCAAGGCGTCCAAGGTCATCACGGAGATGGCCAGCAGCATCCAGCGCACGACGGTGAGCGCGGAGGACGCGGCGCGCACCACGGCGGAGACGAGCAGCGCGGCGGAGGACGGCTCCAAGGCGGCGCGGCTGGCCGGCGACAAGGTGAAGAAGGTCTTCAACCGCATCGAGTCCGCCAGCCAGCAGGTGTTCGCCTTCGGGGAGAAGACGCAGGAGATCTCCAAGATTGTCGACGCGATTACGCAGGTCGCGCAGCAGACGAACCTGCTCGCGCTGAACGCCACCATCGAGGCGGCGCGCGCGGGTGAGTACGGCCGCGGGTTCGCGGTGGTCGCCGACGAGGTCCGCAAGCTGGCCGAGAGCGCGGGCCGCTCCGCCGAGCAGATCTCCAAGCTGGCGCGCGACATCTCCGGCCAGTCCACCTCCGTGGTGAGCGCGATGCGCGAGGGCATCGCGGAGCTGGCCGAGGGCCGCGAGGACCTGACCAACATCGTGCGCTCCATGGGCGCCATCACCGACACCATCCGCAAGGGCTCCGAGAAGGTGCACCTCATCTCCGAGAGCGCCCGTGAGCAGCACAAGGGCAGCGAGGAGATGGTGAAGGCCATCGAGGAGATCAAGCTGGTGGCGCGCAACAACGCGGCCTCCACCGAGGCCATCCAGTCCGTCATCCAGGAGCAGACCGCCGCCGTGTCCCGGATGACGTCGCTGGCCAGCGAGCTGACCAACCTGTCCGTCGAGCTGCAGAGTGTGGTGCGCAGCTTCCGCCTGGGACCATGA
- the thiL gene encoding thiamine-phosphate kinase, producing MLGEFDFIRRFLSHFPKARVPVGPGDDCAVLAPSRGPLCVTTDCVVEDVHFTRASFSPADIGHKALAVNLSDVASMGATPRWFLCSLALPQGFPLAHLSGLARGMSALAREHHIDLVGGNFTSARELSVTITATGELTRPPLTRAGARPGDWLYVSGTLGDARLGLAHLRAGVTRGASVRRQRRPQPRVALGQLAARFASAALDVSDGLAQDLGHLCTASQVRATVELARLPMSAVVRRALGAEGALAGGEDYELLLAVPSRRGKAFEQACARGGHAVTRVGEVSRGSGWVILDEAGRVVRRPGGFDHFGSASGVD from the coding sequence ATGCTTGGTGAGTTCGACTTCATCCGCCGCTTCTTGAGCCACTTCCCCAAGGCCCGCGTCCCGGTGGGCCCCGGGGACGACTGCGCGGTGCTCGCGCCTTCGCGCGGGCCGCTGTGTGTCACCACGGACTGCGTGGTGGAGGACGTCCACTTCACCCGCGCCTCGTTCTCTCCCGCGGACATCGGCCACAAGGCCCTGGCGGTGAACCTCTCCGACGTGGCCTCCATGGGCGCCACGCCGCGCTGGTTCCTGTGCTCGCTCGCGCTGCCCCAGGGCTTTCCGCTCGCGCACCTCTCGGGCCTGGCGCGAGGCATGTCCGCGCTCGCGCGGGAGCACCACATCGACCTGGTGGGTGGCAACTTCACCTCCGCGCGCGAGCTGTCCGTCACCATCACCGCCACCGGGGAGCTGACTCGCCCTCCACTCACCCGCGCGGGCGCTCGGCCCGGTGACTGGCTCTATGTCTCCGGCACGCTGGGCGACGCGCGGCTGGGACTTGCCCACTTGCGGGCGGGCGTCACCCGAGGCGCTTCGGTGCGCCGCCAGCGCCGACCCCAGCCCCGCGTGGCCCTGGGCCAGCTCGCCGCGCGCTTCGCATCCGCCGCACTGGATGTTTCCGATGGCCTTGCACAAGACCTGGGGCATCTGTGCACCGCTTCACAGGTGCGGGCCACGGTGGAGCTGGCGCGGCTGCCCATGTCGGCGGTGGTGCGACGGGCGCTGGGGGCGGAGGGCGCGCTCGCGGGCGGGGAGGACTACGAGCTGCTGCTGGCGGTGCCCTCCCGTCGAGGGAAGGCGTTCGAGCAGGCGTGTGCTCGAGGGGGGCACGCCGTCACGCGCGTGGGGGAGGTGAGCCGGGGTTCAGGATGGGTGATCCTCGATGAAGCCGGACGCGTGGTGCGGCGGCCGGGCGGGTTCGACCACTTCGGGTCCGCATCCGGGGTGGATTGA
- a CDS encoding Hint domain-containing protein codes for MKLYSRFSVPVTAALPLVALATSAWAGALRAPDRGLDRATLVEDSQYMRRVFEAKSRGATGEAIAIDLADPGQYRFVMNRLRGSGKSAANSPKLFQRLGMAREKALARKAGGAEASLTSLVNNWGCDHFLTLTRGVTTANLRTYTSNPWASCLNGASYVYTDIVAYNSNLPETDSSVVDSASGEEYAAGQSFEDVVVRPAIPINQDRQVILDTMMIAMNENTGEEVVTFARGASAATTAGADLTMQHPRLSVPGSMKFNTELCQMRGGIDCDYAAVSNTLAPSGSNPATGVALRNTAVTTSWVGDAANNFPVSGAWQPTHVYVPTQFTFNAGSKNGVQCVIKEIMPGSKVRLVKPVTGGTCMSQMDLAPALASSINATSANVKILSDLSRETSIAGTGTESCATQAVINQAVEYVITVSTKVNCGTAANTPATVTVRMMSDERYRYGLMVWNSCMAEGTKVVLADGRTVPVEQVKRGARIVTNAKGETLTVTDVQVGGELEPMVNLVDDKGHKVSLTDKHPVIMADGKAVAAGKLKVNDLVSTRDGVAALTSVTREKYAGKVYNFNLGTAAELARAGKDANTLFANGFRVGDNKMQGDLTAPVADSRDVLERLPASWHQDFAHSAAFVAGQR; via the coding sequence ATGAAGCTGTACTCGCGTTTCTCAGTACCTGTCACGGCGGCCCTGCCGCTCGTCGCGCTCGCGACTTCCGCCTGGGCCGGCGCGCTGCGCGCCCCGGACCGGGGGTTGGACCGTGCGACCCTGGTGGAGGATTCGCAGTACATGCGCCGCGTCTTCGAGGCGAAGTCGCGCGGCGCGACGGGTGAGGCCATCGCCATCGACCTGGCCGACCCAGGCCAATACCGCTTCGTGATGAACCGCCTGCGTGGCTCCGGCAAGTCCGCCGCCAACTCGCCCAAGCTGTTCCAGCGGCTGGGCATGGCGCGCGAGAAGGCCCTGGCGCGCAAGGCTGGCGGCGCGGAGGCGAGCCTGACGTCCCTGGTGAACAACTGGGGCTGCGACCACTTCCTCACGCTGACCCGTGGCGTCACCACCGCCAACCTGCGCACCTACACGAGCAACCCCTGGGCCTCGTGCCTCAACGGCGCCAGCTACGTGTACACGGACATCGTCGCGTACAACTCGAACCTGCCGGAGACGGATTCCTCCGTCGTCGACTCGGCGTCGGGCGAGGAGTACGCCGCCGGCCAGAGCTTCGAGGACGTCGTCGTGCGTCCCGCCATCCCCATCAACCAGGACCGGCAGGTCATCCTCGACACGATGATGATCGCCATGAACGAGAACACGGGCGAGGAGGTCGTCACCTTCGCGCGTGGCGCCTCGGCGGCGACGACGGCGGGCGCGGACCTGACGATGCAGCACCCGCGGCTGTCGGTGCCCGGCAGCATGAAGTTCAACACCGAGCTGTGTCAGATGCGCGGCGGCATCGACTGTGACTACGCCGCGGTGAGCAACACGCTGGCGCCGTCGGGCAGCAACCCCGCGACGGGCGTGGCCCTGCGCAACACGGCGGTCACCACGAGCTGGGTGGGCGACGCGGCCAACAACTTCCCGGTCTCCGGGGCGTGGCAGCCGACGCATGTGTACGTGCCCACGCAGTTCACCTTCAACGCCGGCAGCAAGAACGGCGTGCAGTGTGTCATCAAGGAGATCATGCCGGGCTCCAAGGTGCGTCTGGTGAAGCCCGTCACGGGCGGCACCTGCATGAGCCAGATGGACCTGGCCCCCGCGCTGGCGAGCTCCATCAACGCCACCTCCGCCAACGTGAAGATCCTCTCGGACCTGTCGCGCGAGACGTCCATCGCGGGCACCGGCACGGAGAGCTGCGCCACGCAGGCCGTCATCAACCAGGCGGTGGAGTACGTCATCACCGTGAGCACCAAGGTGAACTGCGGCACGGCGGCCAACACGCCGGCCACGGTGACGGTGCGCATGATGAGCGACGAGCGCTACCGCTACGGCCTCATGGTGTGGAACAGCTGCATGGCGGAGGGCACGAAGGTGGTGCTCGCCGACGGCCGCACCGTCCCCGTGGAGCAGGTCAAGCGCGGCGCGCGCATCGTGACGAACGCCAAGGGTGAGACGCTCACCGTGACGGACGTCCAGGTGGGCGGCGAGCTGGAGCCCATGGTGAACCTGGTGGACGACAAGGGCCACAAGGTCAGCCTCACCGACAAGCACCCGGTCATCATGGCGGACGGCAAGGCCGTGGCCGCGGGCAAGCTGAAGGTGAACGACCTGGTCAGCACCCGCGACGGCGTGGCCGCGCTGACCTCCGTCACCCGCGAGAAGTACGCCGGCAAGGTGTACAACTTCAACCTGGGCACGGCGGCGGAGCTGGCGCGCGCGGGCAAGGACGCCAACACGCTGTTCGCCAACGGCTTCCGCGTGGGCGACAACAAGATGCAGGGCGACCTGACGGCGCCCGTCGCGGACTCCCGTGACGTGCTGGAGCGTCTGCCGGCCTCGTGGCACCAGGACTTCGCGCACTCGGCGGCGTTCGTGGCCGGTCAGCGCTAG